A genomic region of Numenius arquata chromosome 21, bNumArq3.hap1.1, whole genome shotgun sequence contains the following coding sequences:
- the NKAIN1 gene encoding sodium/potassium-transporting ATPase subunit beta-1-interacting protein 1, whose protein sequence is MGRCNGRCTLVGFCCLQLVAALERQIFDFLGYQWAPILANFLHIMAVILGIFGTIQYRSKYLMMYAVWLVLWVGWNAFIICFYLEVGRLSQDRDFIMTFNTSLHRSWWMENGPGCLVTPVMNSNLAPEDHHVITVSGCLLDYQYIEVVSSATQIFLALFGFVYACYVSKVFLEEEDSFDFIGGFDSYGYQAPQKTSHLQLQPLYT, encoded by the exons GTGGCGGCGCTGGAGAGGCAGATCTTTGATTTCCTGGGCTACCAGTGGGCACCCATCCTGGCTAATTTTTTACACATCATGGCCGTTATTTTGGGTATTTTTGGGACCATCCAGTACAGATCCAAATACCTCATGATG TACGCGGTGTGGCTGGTGCTGTGGGTCGGCTGGAACGCCTTCATCATCTGCTTCTACCTGGAGGTCGGACGCTTGTCGCAG GACCGAGACTTCATCATGACCTTCAATACCTCACTGCATCGCTCGTGGTGGATGGAGAACGGGCCAGGCTGCCTGGTGACGCCAGTGATGAACTCCAACCTGGCGCCCGAGGACCATCACGTCATCACTGTCAGCGGCTGCCTGCTCGACTACCAGTACATTGAGGTGGTGAGCAGCGCCACACAGATATTCCTGGCG CTCTTTGGCTTCGTCTACGCCTGCTACGTCAGCAAAGTGTTCCTGGAGGAAGAAGACAGCT TCGACTTCATCGGCGGGTTTGACTCCTACGGCTACCAGGCGCCACAGAAGACGTCACACCTACAGCTACAGCCGCTCTACACGTGA